One window of Hippoglossus stenolepis isolate QCI-W04-F060 chromosome 1, HSTE1.2, whole genome shotgun sequence genomic DNA carries:
- the LOC118119730 gene encoding AP-2 complex subunit alpha-2 isoform X1: protein MPAVSKGDGMRGLAVFISDIRNCKSKEAEIKRINKELANIRSKFKGDKALDGYSKKKYVCKLLFIFLLGHDIDFGHMEAVNLLSSNKYTEKQIGYLFISVLVNSNSDLISLINNGIKNDLASRNPTFMNLALHCIANVGSREMAEAFASEIPRILVAGDTMDSVKQSAALCLLRLNRTSPDLVPMGEWTARVVHLLNDQHLGVVTAATSLITTLAQKSPDDFKTSISLAVARLSRIVTSASIDLQDYTYYFVAAPWLSVKLLRLLQCYPPPEDAALRSRLTECLETILNKAQEPPKSKKVQHSNAKNAVLFEAIALIIHHDSEPTLLVRACNQLGQFLQHRETNLRYLALESMCTLASSEFSHEAVKTHIETVINALKTERDVSVRQRAVDLLYAMCDRSNAKQIVAEMLSYLETADYSIREEIVLKVAILAEKYAVDYTWYVDTILNLIRIAGDYVSEEVWYRVIQIVINQDDVQGYAAKTVFEALQAPACHENLVKVGGYILGEFGNLIAGDSRSSPLIQFNLLHSKFHLCSVPTRALLLSAYIKFINLFPEVKATIQDVLRSDSQLRNADVELQQRAVEYLRLSCIASTDILATVLEEMPPFPERESSILTKLKRKKGPCNLPDIDDARRNVNGNTEHIEKTEATNKSSLSLLADLLPTNRPRPASSSPVILSAGIMDSTHSFTDLLNLNSTPSAAPNLLIDVFSDSSTLESTDVCEENFTRFVCKNNGVIYENQLLQIGLKSEYRQNLGRVHMFYGNKTSTQFLSFSSSVTSSDALMTQLNVQTKTVEPVVEGGAQAQQILNIECVSDFTDALVLNIQFRYGGALQNIAVKLPVMLNKFFQPTEMMSQDFFQRWKQLGAPQQEVQKIFKAQHPMDTDVIKAKILGFGVALLEQVDPNPENFVGAGVIHTKNTQVGCLLRLEPNPQAEMYRLTLRTSRESVSQRLCDLLSEQF, encoded by the exons ATGCCTGCCGTCTCTAAAGGGGACGGGATGCGTGGCCTGGCCGTGTTCATCTCTGACATCAGGAACT GTAAAAGTAAGGAGGCCGAGATAAAGAGGATAAACAAGGAACTGGCCAATATCCGTTCCAAATTTAAAG GAGACAAGGCTCTAGATGGCTACAGTAAGAAAAAGTACGTCTGCAAGTTGCTTTTCATCTTTCTCCTGGGACATGATATTGACTTCGGACACATGGAGGCCGTCAACCTCCTCAGCTCCAACaagtacacagagaaacaaatt GGTTACCTGTTCATCTCAGTGCTGGTGAATTCTAACAGCGACCTGATCAGTCTCATCAACAATGGCATTAAGAATGACCTGGCCAGCCGCAACCCAACCTTCATGAACCTGGCTCTGCACTGCATCGCTAATGTGGGCAGCAGAGAGATGGCGGAGGCTTTCGCTTCGGAAATTCCCAGGATCTTGGTGGCAGG GGACACCATGGACAGCGTGAAGCAGAGTGCAGCACTGTGTCTGCTACGACTCAATAGGACGTCTCCTGACCTGGTGCCCATGGGTGAATGGACGGCTCGAGTGGTGCATCTGCTTAATGACCAGCACCTG gGAGTGGTTACAGCAGCCACCAGCCTTATTACCACTCTGGCTCAGAAGAGTCCTGACGACTTCAAAACATCCATCTCACTTGCTGTGGCCAGGCTcagcagg ATTGTGACATCCGCATCCATCGACCTACAGGACTATACATACTACTTCGTTGCTGCACCATGGCTATCTGTCAAATTGCTGCGTCTTCTTCAGTGCTACCCTCCACCTG aggaTGCAGCGCTGCGAAGTCGTCTCACCGAGTGTCTGGAGACCATCCTCAATAAAGCCCAGGAGCCACCCAAGTCCAAGAAGGTCCAGCACTCCAACGCAAAGAACGCTGTTCTGTTTGAAGCCATCGCCCTCATCATCCACCATGACAG TGAGCCCACGCTGTTGGTACGGGCCTGTAACCAGTTAGGTCAGTTCCTGCAGCACAGGGAGACCAACCTCCGTTACTTGGCCTTGGAGAGTATGTGCACACTGGCCAGCTCAGAGTTTTCTCACGAGGCAGTAAAGACGCATATAGAAACTGTGATCAATGCTCTAAAG ACGGAGCGGGATGTGAGTGTCCGTCAGCGGGCTGTGGATCTGCTCTACGCCATGTGTGACCGCAGCAATGCCAAGCAGATTGTGGCAGAGATGCTGAGCTACCTGGAGACGGCCGACTACTCAATCAGAGAGGAGATA gtgCTTAAGGTGGCCATCCTGGCAGAGAAGTATGCTGTGGACTACACCTGGTACGTGGATACCATCCTCAACCTCATCCGCATCGCCGGCGACTATGTCAGTGAAGAAGTGTGGTATCGGGTCATTCAGATTGTCATAAACCAAGACGATGTCCAAGGCTATGCTGCCAAGACTGTCTTTGAG GCACTACAGGCACCCGCCTGCCACGAGAACCTGGTTAAGGTGGGGGGTTACATCCTGGGAGAGTTTGGTAACCTAATTGCTGGTGATTCACGCTCCAG CCCTCTGATCCAGTTCAACCTTCTTCACTCCAAGTTTCATCTCTGCTCTGTGCCAACTCGTGCACTGCTGCTGTCGGCTTACATCAAGTTCATTAACCTGTTTCCAGAAGTAAAGGCCACGATCCAAGACGTCCTGCGGTCGGACAGCCAGCTCCGAAACGCTGACGTGGAACTTCAGCAGAGAGCCGTCGAGTACTTGAGGCTCAGCTGCATTGCCAGCACTGACATATTG GCCACAGTCTTAGAAGAAATGCCTCCTTTCCCAGAGAGAGAATCGTCAATCCTTACCAagctgaagaggaagaagggccCGTGCAATCTGCCCGACATCGACGACGCCCGGCGGAATGTCAATGGCAACACTGAGCACATCGAGAAAACTGAAGCCACTAACAAG TCTTCTCTTTCGCTGTTGGCAGACCTTCTACCTACCAACAGACCCCGCCCTGCCTCTTCTAGCCCCGTCATTCTCTCTGCTGGGATCATG GATTCCACTCACTCCTTCACAGACCTGCTGAATCTTAACTCGACCCCTTCAGCAGCACCCAATCTGCTGATTGATGTCTTCTCTGACAGCTCTACCCTCGAGTCCACAGACGTGTGCGAGGAAAACTTTACCAG GTTTGTGTGTAAGAACAACGGTGTTATCTATGAGAACCAGCTTTTGCAGATTGGACTGAAGTCTGAGTACAGACAGAACCTGG GTCGCGTGCACATGTTTTATGGCAACAAGACATCTACCCAGttcctcagcttctcctcatCAGTAACAAGTTCTGACGCACTCATGACTC AGCTGAATGTCCAGACTAAGACAGTAGAACCCGTAGTAGAAGGTGGGGCTCAGGCCCAGCAGATCCTCAACATTGAGTGCGTGTCAGATTTCACGGATGCACTGGTACTCAACATCCAGTTCAG GTACGGTGGAGCTCTTCAGAACATTGCAGTGAAACTCCCTGTGATGCTGAACAAGTTTTTCCAGCCCACGGAGATGATGTCCCAGGACTTCTTCCAACGCTGGAAACAGCTTGGAGC GCCTCAGCAAGAGGTTCAGAAAATCTTCAAAGCCCAACACCCGATGGACACAGACGTTATCAAGGCCAAG ATCTTAGGTTTCGGCGTCGCTCTGTTGGAGCAGGTGGATCCCAATCCTGAAAACTTTGTCGGAGCTGGAGTCATTCACACTAAGAACACTCAGGTGGGCTGCCTGCTCAGACTGGAGCCCAACCCACAAGCcgag ATGTACCGTCTGACCCTCCGGACCAGCAGGGAATCAGTGTCTCAGAGACTGTGTGACCTCCTCTCTGAACAGTTTTAG
- the LOC118119730 gene encoding AP-2 complex subunit alpha-2 isoform X2 — MPAVSKGDGMRGLAVFISDIRNCKSKEAEIKRINKELANIRSKFKGDKALDGYSKKKYVCKLLFIFLLGHDIDFGHMEAVNLLSSNKYTEKQIGYLFISVLVNSNSDLISLINNGIKNDLASRNPTFMNLALHCIANVGSREMAEAFASEIPRILVAGDTMDSVKQSAALCLLRLNRTSPDLVPMGEWTARVVHLLNDQHLGVVTAATSLITTLAQKSPDDFKTSISLAVARLSRIVTSASIDLQDYTYYFVAAPWLSVKLLRLLQCYPPPEDAALRSRLTECLETILNKAQEPPKSKKVQHSNAKNAVLFEAIALIIHHDSEPTLLVRACNQLGQFLQHRETNLRYLALESMCTLASSEFSHEAVKTHIETVINALKTERDVSVRQRAVDLLYAMCDRSNAKQIVAEMLSYLETADYSIREEIVLKVAILAEKYAVDYTWYVDTILNLIRIAGDYVSEEVWYRVIQIVINQDDVQGYAAKTVFEALQAPACHENLVKVGGYILGEFGNLIAGDSRSSPLIQFNLLHSKFHLCSVPTRALLLSAYIKFINLFPEVKATIQDVLRSDSQLRNADVELQQRAVEYLRLSCIASTDILATVLEEMPPFPERESSILTKLKRKKGPCNLPDIDDARRNVNGNTEHIEKTEATNKDSTHSFTDLLNLNSTPSAAPNLLIDVFSDSSTLESTDVCEENFTRFVCKNNGVIYENQLLQIGLKSEYRQNLGRVHMFYGNKTSTQFLSFSSSVTSSDALMTQLNVQTKTVEPVVEGGAQAQQILNIECVSDFTDALVLNIQFRYGGALQNIAVKLPVMLNKFFQPTEMMSQDFFQRWKQLGAPQQEVQKIFKAQHPMDTDVIKAKILGFGVALLEQVDPNPENFVGAGVIHTKNTQVGCLLRLEPNPQAEMYRLTLRTSRESVSQRLCDLLSEQF, encoded by the exons ATGCCTGCCGTCTCTAAAGGGGACGGGATGCGTGGCCTGGCCGTGTTCATCTCTGACATCAGGAACT GTAAAAGTAAGGAGGCCGAGATAAAGAGGATAAACAAGGAACTGGCCAATATCCGTTCCAAATTTAAAG GAGACAAGGCTCTAGATGGCTACAGTAAGAAAAAGTACGTCTGCAAGTTGCTTTTCATCTTTCTCCTGGGACATGATATTGACTTCGGACACATGGAGGCCGTCAACCTCCTCAGCTCCAACaagtacacagagaaacaaatt GGTTACCTGTTCATCTCAGTGCTGGTGAATTCTAACAGCGACCTGATCAGTCTCATCAACAATGGCATTAAGAATGACCTGGCCAGCCGCAACCCAACCTTCATGAACCTGGCTCTGCACTGCATCGCTAATGTGGGCAGCAGAGAGATGGCGGAGGCTTTCGCTTCGGAAATTCCCAGGATCTTGGTGGCAGG GGACACCATGGACAGCGTGAAGCAGAGTGCAGCACTGTGTCTGCTACGACTCAATAGGACGTCTCCTGACCTGGTGCCCATGGGTGAATGGACGGCTCGAGTGGTGCATCTGCTTAATGACCAGCACCTG gGAGTGGTTACAGCAGCCACCAGCCTTATTACCACTCTGGCTCAGAAGAGTCCTGACGACTTCAAAACATCCATCTCACTTGCTGTGGCCAGGCTcagcagg ATTGTGACATCCGCATCCATCGACCTACAGGACTATACATACTACTTCGTTGCTGCACCATGGCTATCTGTCAAATTGCTGCGTCTTCTTCAGTGCTACCCTCCACCTG aggaTGCAGCGCTGCGAAGTCGTCTCACCGAGTGTCTGGAGACCATCCTCAATAAAGCCCAGGAGCCACCCAAGTCCAAGAAGGTCCAGCACTCCAACGCAAAGAACGCTGTTCTGTTTGAAGCCATCGCCCTCATCATCCACCATGACAG TGAGCCCACGCTGTTGGTACGGGCCTGTAACCAGTTAGGTCAGTTCCTGCAGCACAGGGAGACCAACCTCCGTTACTTGGCCTTGGAGAGTATGTGCACACTGGCCAGCTCAGAGTTTTCTCACGAGGCAGTAAAGACGCATATAGAAACTGTGATCAATGCTCTAAAG ACGGAGCGGGATGTGAGTGTCCGTCAGCGGGCTGTGGATCTGCTCTACGCCATGTGTGACCGCAGCAATGCCAAGCAGATTGTGGCAGAGATGCTGAGCTACCTGGAGACGGCCGACTACTCAATCAGAGAGGAGATA gtgCTTAAGGTGGCCATCCTGGCAGAGAAGTATGCTGTGGACTACACCTGGTACGTGGATACCATCCTCAACCTCATCCGCATCGCCGGCGACTATGTCAGTGAAGAAGTGTGGTATCGGGTCATTCAGATTGTCATAAACCAAGACGATGTCCAAGGCTATGCTGCCAAGACTGTCTTTGAG GCACTACAGGCACCCGCCTGCCACGAGAACCTGGTTAAGGTGGGGGGTTACATCCTGGGAGAGTTTGGTAACCTAATTGCTGGTGATTCACGCTCCAG CCCTCTGATCCAGTTCAACCTTCTTCACTCCAAGTTTCATCTCTGCTCTGTGCCAACTCGTGCACTGCTGCTGTCGGCTTACATCAAGTTCATTAACCTGTTTCCAGAAGTAAAGGCCACGATCCAAGACGTCCTGCGGTCGGACAGCCAGCTCCGAAACGCTGACGTGGAACTTCAGCAGAGAGCCGTCGAGTACTTGAGGCTCAGCTGCATTGCCAGCACTGACATATTG GCCACAGTCTTAGAAGAAATGCCTCCTTTCCCAGAGAGAGAATCGTCAATCCTTACCAagctgaagaggaagaagggccCGTGCAATCTGCCCGACATCGACGACGCCCGGCGGAATGTCAATGGCAACACTGAGCACATCGAGAAAACTGAAGCCACTAACAAG GATTCCACTCACTCCTTCACAGACCTGCTGAATCTTAACTCGACCCCTTCAGCAGCACCCAATCTGCTGATTGATGTCTTCTCTGACAGCTCTACCCTCGAGTCCACAGACGTGTGCGAGGAAAACTTTACCAG GTTTGTGTGTAAGAACAACGGTGTTATCTATGAGAACCAGCTTTTGCAGATTGGACTGAAGTCTGAGTACAGACAGAACCTGG GTCGCGTGCACATGTTTTATGGCAACAAGACATCTACCCAGttcctcagcttctcctcatCAGTAACAAGTTCTGACGCACTCATGACTC AGCTGAATGTCCAGACTAAGACAGTAGAACCCGTAGTAGAAGGTGGGGCTCAGGCCCAGCAGATCCTCAACATTGAGTGCGTGTCAGATTTCACGGATGCACTGGTACTCAACATCCAGTTCAG GTACGGTGGAGCTCTTCAGAACATTGCAGTGAAACTCCCTGTGATGCTGAACAAGTTTTTCCAGCCCACGGAGATGATGTCCCAGGACTTCTTCCAACGCTGGAAACAGCTTGGAGC GCCTCAGCAAGAGGTTCAGAAAATCTTCAAAGCCCAACACCCGATGGACACAGACGTTATCAAGGCCAAG ATCTTAGGTTTCGGCGTCGCTCTGTTGGAGCAGGTGGATCCCAATCCTGAAAACTTTGTCGGAGCTGGAGTCATTCACACTAAGAACACTCAGGTGGGCTGCCTGCTCAGACTGGAGCCCAACCCACAAGCcgag ATGTACCGTCTGACCCTCCGGACCAGCAGGGAATCAGTGTCTCAGAGACTGTGTGACCTCCTCTCTGAACAGTTTTAG